In Silene latifolia isolate original U9 population chromosome X, ASM4854445v1, whole genome shotgun sequence, the following proteins share a genomic window:
- the LOC141617977 gene encoding uncharacterized protein LOC141617977 — MGAMLAQTADKEERAIYYISKKFLDYEVKYTPLEKTCLALVWVIKGRAVADFLADNPIEETEVIDTWSFPDENVVHVENDIGDLYFDGASKYMGYGVGILLISPICEHVPMSIKLDFNVTNNAAEYEACLLGFRSALDLGVKKLLVHGDSSLVINQNWKKYFEDIRYVHLPREENQFADALSKLAALINIPNHVNSMPICVNRRSSPAYVNAINDTEEGETEPWYTAILKFKETGEYPQDLDTRGKRAL; from the exons ATGGGGGCTATGCTTGCCCAAACGGCtgacaaagaagaaagagctatttactacatCAGTAAAAAGTTTTTAGACTATGAAGTAAAGTACACCCCACTTGAAAAGACGTGTCTGGCCCTAGTCTGG gtgatcaagggaagggcggttgccgATTTCCTCGCCGACAATCCAATCGAAGAAACAGAAGTCatcgacacttggtcatttcccgacgaaaaCGTGGTACACGTCGAGAATGACATAGGGGATTtatatttcgatggagcatcgaaatATATGGGATATGGAGTAGGTATACTCCTTATTTCTCCAATATGTGAACACGTGCCCATGTCCATCAAACTGGATTTCAATGTCACaaacaacgccgctgaatatgaagcatgtttgCTTGGTTTTCGCAGTGCTCTAGACTTGGGTGTGAAGAAGTTGCTTGTTCATGGAGACTCGTCCCTTGTGATTAATCAA AATTGGAAAAAATACTTCGAAGACATTCGATATGTTCACCTTCCGAGAGaggaaaaccaatttgcagaTGCATTGTCCAAGTTAGCTGCTTTGATCAACATTCCTAACCACGTAAATAGTATGCCAATATGTGTCAATCGAAGATCGTCACCTGCCTATGTGAATGCAATCAATGATACCGAGGAAGGTGAAACCGAACCCTGGTACACAGCCATTTTGAAATTCAAGGAAACAGGAGAGTATCCTCAAGACCTTGACACGCGTGGAAAACGCGCCCTATGA
- the LOC141617978 gene encoding uncharacterized protein LOC141617978: MAQGVLLRCIDKPTAEKVMEEVHDESGQRRYPFALWGYRTSIRSATGATPYYLVYGMEVVQQVELEVPSLRILLESQVPKADWVQARYDSLVMLDERRLNALHHVQLYQKKIERAFNKKVKPREISEGDLVLKSVRALLPIDPRGKFKLNWADPYLVKKILSGGAVRLTNLDGNNFTYPTNLDQLKKYYP; this comes from the exons ATGGCTCAAGGGGTTTTGTTGCGATGCATTGATAAACCGACAGCTGAaaaggttatggaagaagtccatgacg AGAGTGGCCAGAGAAGATACCCTTTTGCATTATGGGGGTATAGAACTTCAATTAGATCAGCCACGGGAGCAACCCCGTATTACTTGGTATATGGAATGGAGGTGGTCCAACAAGTTGAGTTAGAAGTACCGTCCCTAAGGATCCTACTAGAAAGTCAGGTTCCTAAAGCAGATTGGGTTCAAGCCAGATATGATTCACTAGTCATGCTCGATGAGCGACGTTTGAATGCATTGCACCATGTCCAACTCTACCAGAAAAAAATAGAGAGAGCTttcaacaaaaaggtgaaaccaaGGGAAATCAGTGAGGGAGATCTAGTTCTCAAGTCAGTTAGAGCTTTGttaccaattgacccgaggggtaAGTTTAAACTAAATTGGGCAGACCCTTATTTGGTAAAGAAGATTTTGTCGGGAGGTGCTGTTCGATTAACAAATTTGGATGGGAATAACTTCACATATCCTACGAATTTGGACcagctgaagaaatactatccttga